A genomic segment from Candidatus Methylomirabilota bacterium encodes:
- a CDS encoding DUF350 domain-containing protein → MKLLTDYLTVLGWAIVGAVAMAIALALLLRVFAWLTPVDEWAELRGGNVAVAIVVGAVVVAFALVIAAAIPSPSLLR, encoded by the coding sequence ATGAAGCTGCTCACGGACTATCTGACGGTTCTGGGCTGGGCAATCGTCGGTGCCGTCGCGATGGCGATCGCGCTTGCCCTGCTGCTGCGCGTCTTCGCGTGGCTCACGCCGGTCGACGAGTGGGCCGAGCTGCGCGGCGGCAACGTGGCGGTGGCCATCGTGGTGGGCGCGGTGGTCGTCGCCTTCGCCCTCGTGATCGCGGCAGCGATTCCGTCGCCGTCGCTCCTGCGCTAG